GCCCGTCGTCGCACCGCGCAGCGAAGTGGAGAACTACGTGCGCACGCGTCAGCTGACGCCCGCAACGGTGCCCGCTCTGCAGAAGCTGACGGAACAGATCGGGCAGCAGGTCAGCGCATCGGGTTCGATGGCGAATGTGCCGCAAGACAAGGTCGATAACGTGCGCAACAACATGTACGTTGCGTCCGAAGCGATCCGTCTGATGGAAAAAGCAAAGCAGCCCGCGTTTGCAGCCGACGACGCCAAGGCGATCGACAACTTCAAGAAGCAGATGGATCACGCGACCAAGTTCATTCCGACGTGGGTGAAAGTGGCCGTCGCGATCGCACTGGGTCTCGGTACGATGGTGGGCTGGAAGCGCATCGTCGTGACGGTCGGCGAGAAGATCGGCAAGCAGCATTTGACGTATGGCCAGGGCGCATCGGCCGAACTCGTCGCAATGGTCACGATCGGCGCGGCCGACATGTACGGCCTGCCTGTGTCGACGACGCACGTATTGTCGTCGGGTGTCGCCGGCACGATGGCGGCCAACGGCTCCGGCCTGCAATGGGGCACCGTGCGCAGCCTCGTGCTTGCCTGGGTGCTGACGCTGCCGGTGTCGATCGTGTTGTCGGCAGGTCTCTACTGGCTGTTCCGCCATATGTTCTGACGGCATGCCGTTCGCTCCGCTCGATGCGGGGCGAACGTTTCCGAATGCCGGTAAAACAAAAAGCGCGGCAATTGCCGCGCTTTTCATTTCAGCCCTTCATTTAGCGGTTAAAACGGCGCTCAATAGGCGTCGGGCACGATCATCGAATCCGGCACAGGGTGACGGATGTACTCTTCGTGGAAGACACGTTCCGGCAATACGATCGACGGATGCTCGATCTCGTGATACGGCACCTGGCTCAACAGATGGCCAATGCAGTTCAGGCGCGCGCGCTTCTTGTCGACAGCCTGCACGACCCACCACGGCGCTTCGGGAATGTGCGAACGCTGAAGCATCACCTCTTTCGCCTGCGTGTACATCTCCCAGCGGCGACGGCTTTCCAGATCCATCGGGCTCAGCTTCCATTGCTTGAGGGGATCCTGAATACGCGCCTGGAAACGGATTTCCTGCTCTTCGTCGGTGATCGAAAACCAGTACTTGATGATCTGCACGCCGCTGCGCACGAGCATCTTTTCGAACTCCGGCACCGAGCGGAAGAACTCTTCGTATTCGTCGTCCGTGCAGAAACCCATCACGCGTTCGACGCCTGCGCGGTTGTACCAGCTGCGATCGAACAGCACCATTTCGCCGCCTGCGGGCAAATGGCTCACATAGCGCTGGAAATACCATTGCGTGCGTTCGCGGTTGTTCGGCGCGGGCAGCGCTGCAACGCGGCATACGCGGGGATTCAGACGTTGCGTGATGCGCTTGATTGCACCGCCTTTGCCGGCCGCGTCGCGGCCTTCGAAGATCACGACGAGGCGATGCCCCGTCTTGACGATCCAGTCCTGCAGCTTGACGAGTTCGCCTTGCAGACGGAACAGCTCGCGGAAATAGTGCTTGCGCACTTCGCGCGCTTCAGGCGAGAAGCCTTCTGAGCCGTCGAGGATACGGTCGTCGACCTCCATTTCGAGTTCCTCGTCGTATGCGTCGACGAGATCCTCTTCGAAACGGCGCTGCCGTGCGGCAAGCGATGCTGCGGCGTCAAGTTCCTGCTCGGATTCCTTCATCACAGTGGCTCCTGTTTTTTCCGTTCGACGGAAAGGGTTTACGCTGCGCGTGGGCTCTTGTGATTGTGGACGTTCTGGGTGTCAGTCATATTACTCTCCTGCCGCGACGGCATGTTTTCAAAGCCTTTTTAAAGCCTCTTTGCAATGCTGATCTCGTGCCCGTCAGGGTCGCAGACATGAAAGTAGCGCTCGCCCCATGACGCGTCGGCGGGCGGCGCTTCTGGTCTGTATCCCGCTGCCAGCGCTTTCTGATAGACGGCGTCTACGTCGGACACGTGCACGATCACGCGTCCCCACCAGAGCACGGGCCCTCTCGTGTCCAAGATCAGATTCAGATAGGTGCCGCCGAATTCGAACGACGTGAACGACTCGAACGGTCCGCCGTACGACAGCGGAAATCCCAGCGCCAGATAGAACGCGACGGCCCGCTCCATATCATGCGTTGCAAGCGTGACGGCACTCAGTCCTTCGAATCGCGGTTCGGCGGCATCGGTGTTTGATTGAGGCTGACTCATCGCTTCCTCCCTCGTCTGAAAGTGAAACAGCGGACACCGCCCATCGGCGATGCCCGCTGCAAAGCGAATCGACCGGGCGCCGCGTGAACTAATGCGGCGCCCAGGTTTGCCGTCCGCTCAGGGTATCACTCGCGTCACACCGCGTCCGCGCGGATCCGATACTGCGTTCGGCGATTCGCCGTCGATCTTGATCGCCTGAATGTCGCCATTGAAGTCCTGGGCCTTCAGCTTATAGCCCTTTGCTTCGACCTGTTTCGCAAGCTCGCCGTCGATAGGCGCATACGGCTCCCAGAAAATCGTGTTCGGCGGCAACAGTTGATGGTGGAAACGCATTGCGCCCACGGCGTCCTTCAACGGCATGTTGAAGTCATACACGTTGTTGATCACCTGGAAGATCGACGTGAAGATGCGCGATCCGCCCGGCGTGCCGATCACCAGCGACACCTTGCCGTCTTTCGTCAGAATGGTCGGCGTCATCGACGACAACGGGCGCTTCTTCGGCTCGATCGAATTCGCGTCGCTGCCCACCACACCGAACATGTTTGGCACGCCGGGTTTCGATGCAAAGTCGTCCATCTCGTCGTTCAGCACGATACCCGTGCCTTCCGCCACCACGCCCGAACCGAAATAGCCATTGATGGTGTACGTGTTCGACACGGCATTGCCCCATTTGTCGACCACTGAAAAATGCGTCGTCTCCGCTTTTTCCGGCATCGACATGCCGAGACCTGCCACCACGCTCTTCGTATCCGACGGTGCGGACGGATTCACTTCCGAAGCACGCTTTGCGATGTAGGCATCGTCCGTCAGTTGCGCGACGGGGACCTTATAGAAGTCCGGGTCGCCGAGGTATTGCGCGCGATCCGCAAAGACGCGCTTTTCGATTTCCGAAATGAGGTGAATGTACTGCGGCGAGTTGAGATCGACGTTGGTGAAGTCGCTCTTCAGGTCCGCTTTCATCTTTAGCAACTGCACGAGGCCGATACCACCCGAACTCGGGGGCGGCGCAGTGATCACGCGATAGCCGTTCCAGTCGGCCTGAACGGGTTGACGCCACACTGCCCTGTAATCCTGCAGATCGCGCTTCGTGATGAGGCCATGCCCTTTCATCGCCGACGCAATCAGATCCGCTGTCTTGCCGTTATAGAACTCGCGTGCGCCCTGATTCGCGATACGCGTCAATACAGCGGCGAGATCCGGCTGCTTGAAATTGACGCCCTCTTTCAGATTGCCGAAATAGGTGTCGAAGTTCGTCTTGCCCGCAAAGTCCTTCTCGGCATCTTCGCGTCGCTTGGCGAGTTGCGCATCGACTTCGAAACCGTCGCGCGCGTACTTGATGGCGGGCGCGAGAACCTGCTTCCATTTCAGCTTGCCGAAGCGATGCTGTGCTTCCCACATACCCGCAACCGTGCCCGGCACGCCTGCCGCGTAATAGCCGTACAGGCTCTTACCCTTGATCACGTTACCCTGATCGTCGAGGTACATGTTGCGCGTCGCCGCCTGCGGCGCGCGCTCGCGATAGTCGATGAAATACGGCTTGCCGTTCACATACAGCGTCATGAAACCGCCGCCGCCGATATTGCCTGCTTCCGGATAGGTGACGGCCAGCGTGAACGCAATGGCGACAGCGGCATCGACGGCATTGCCGCCTTCCTTGAAGATCTGTTCTGCGGCATCGGCGCTGTACTTGTCAGCAACAGCGACGGCCGATGCGTTGAGTACCGGTTGCTGTGCAGAAGGCGCTTTAGCGTAAGCGGGTGCGGATTCGAGAAAACCCGCCGAAGTGGTGAAGAGCCCAACAACGGCGAGTGCCGTTGCAGAGAACTTTGCTTTATCGATTAGTTTCAACACGTGTCTCCCAAGACGATCATTCATTAACAAACGAACAGCTTGTCTTGGGCTTATAACACGCAACGCTCGCAATTGCGAAGCGGCCCCATGCAAACTGCATAGGGCCGCATTGCTCATTTATTCAAGCTGCATTAAAGCGGTAATGCGCTCAAGCAGTGGTGGATTCCTTGAGCACTTGCGAGGCCACCTCATCCACGGCTGCCTTGGCCAGCTTGACGATCTCATCGACTTCGTCGCGCGTCGTCACAAGCGGCGGCGCAAAACCGAGGATATCGCCGTGCGGCATGGCTCGCGCAATCAAGCCGCGCTGCAATGCAGCCGCCGACACCCGTGGGCCCACCTTCAGCGCCGCATCGAACGGACGACGCTCGTCCTTGTTGGCCATGAATTCGAGCGCTGCCAGCATGCCCGCGCCGCGCACTTCGCCGACGAGCGGATGCGAGTCGAACGCGGCATGCAAACGCTGCAGCAGATAGCCGCCGACATCGGCCGCATTCTGCGTGAGGTTCTCGCGCTCCAGGATGTCGAGATTGGCGAGCGCTGCAGCAGCGCATACGGGGTGCCCGGAATACGTCCAGCCGTGCCCCATCGGACCATGTTCCTGCGAACCCTTTTCGATCACATCCCAAACCTTTTCGCCGACGATCACAGCGGACAGCGGCGCATAGGCACTCGTCAAACCCTTTGCGACCGTGATGAGGTCCGGTTCGATGCCGAAGTGCTGCGCGCCCATCTTCGAGCCGAGACGACCAAAGCCGCACACGACTTCATCGCTGATCAGCAGAATGTCGTGCTTCTTCAGCACCTTCTGGATCGCGGGCCAGTAACCGGCCGGCGGCGGCAGGATGCCGCCCGTGCCCATTACCGGTTCGCCGATGAAAGCAGCAATCGTATCCGCGCCTTCTTTGGCAATCAGCTTCTCGAGTTCTTCGACGCAATAGTCGACGAATTGCGCTTCGTTCATGCCGGCAGGCGCCTGACGATACCAGTGCGGACACACCGTATGCTTGACGCGATCGATCGGCAGATCGAAGTGCTGATGGAAGCTCGGCAATCCCGTCAGACTACCTGTGACGATGCCCGAGCCGTGATAGCCGCGCTGGCGCGAAATGATCTTCTTCTTGTTCGGGCGGCCCTTCACATTGTTGTAGTACCAGACGATCTTGATCTGGGTTTCGTTTGCATCGGAACCGGACAGGCCGTAGTACACCTTCTTCATGCCCTTCGGCGCCCAGTCGATGATGCGCGACGACAATTCGATGATCGTATCCGTCGAATGCCCGACGTACGTGTGGTAATACGCGAGCTTCTTCGCCTGTTCATAGATTGCATCGGCGACTTCCGTGCGGCCGTAGCCGATGTTCACGCAGTAGAGGCCTGCGAATGCGTCGATGAACGACTTGCCTTGATGATCTTCGATGCGGATGCCATTCGCGCCCGTCACGATGCGGCCGGGCAATGCGCCGCTCGCGTGATCGTGAGCATGCGTCGACGGGTGCATGAAATGCGCGCGGTCCGCGCTAAACAGTTGATCGAGCTGGGTCATGGGACACTCCGTTTGATCGATAGTGAATAAAGGGGCTCACGCGGCGATGGGCCGGTGAGCAGAAGCAACAGCATCGGCGACGGGCAAGCCCAGCTGACCGAGGCAGAAGTAACGCGTTTCGACGAAGGGCTCGAAGCCTTCGAGTCCGCCTTCTCGGCCCAGACCTGACGCCTTCATGCCGCCGAATGGAATGGGCGCACCCGTGAACTTGGCGCCGTTCACGGAGACCATCGCGAACTCCAGCTGGCGAATCACCTGAAAGACGACGTTCAGATCTTTCGCGCAGAGATAAGCGGCGAGACCATGCTCCGTGTCGTTGGCGCGCGAGATCGCTTCTTCCAGCGTGTCGAACGGCGACACGGCCGAAATGGGCGCAAAGTTCTCTTCGTCATAGATGCGCATGCCTTTTGCTGCGTCCGCGACGACAGTCGGCTCGAAGAACCATCCACCGCGCGCATGCGGCGTTCCACCCACGAGAATGCGCGCGCCTTTCGCGCGAGCATCCTCGACGCGTTGCAGCGTCGAATCGAATGCGGCCTGATGCATCAGCGGACCGACTTCGCTGCCGGGTTCGAATGCCGAGCCGACTTTCAACGCGCGCACGGCTTGCGCATAGCGTTCGACGAACGTGTCGTAGACGGGACGCGCGACGAGAATCCGATTCGCGGCGCAGCAATCCTGCCCGGAAGTCTGAAACTTCGCGGCGACAGCGACGCGTACTGCCTGGTCGAGATCGGCATCTTCCGTCACGATGAACGGCGCATTGCCGCCGAGTTCCAGCGCTGTTTTCTTGATGCCGCTTTGTGCAGCGGCTTGCATGACGAGTCCACCGACACGGGTCGAACCCGTGAAGCTCACGGTACGCGTACGCGGATCGCGGACAAGCGTTTCCATCGTCATTTGTGGCTCGCCGAGCACGACATTGAACACGCCGGGCGGGAGACCCGCTTCTTCTGCGAGTTGCGCGAGTGCGAGCGCGGAGAACGGCGTTTCATGCGCGGGCTTCACAATGACGGTGCAACCTGCCGCCAGCGCGGCGGCTGCTTTCCGCGTGATCATCGCGTTAGGGAAATTCCACGGCGTGATCAAAGCGGCGACGCCGACGGGTTCCATCATCGTGCCGAGATGCGCGCCATCGATGTGCGTCGGAATGGTGCGGCCATTCAACCGCTTGCCTTCGTGCGCAAACCATTCGATGAAGCTGGCGCCGTAGGCGATTTCGCCTTGTGCTTCGGCGAGCGGCTTGCCTTGCTCGAGGGCGAGGATCCCTGCGAGATCGTTCTGGTGGCGCAGCACGAGTTCGTGCCAGCGGAGCAGTAACGCTGCACGTTTTGCTATGGGAACCCAGCGCCAAGACTCGAATGCTGCTTGCGCGGCTGTGACTGCTTCTGTGATCTGTCGCTGTTCAAGCATCGGGACGTGGCCGATGACTTCCTGATCTGCAGGGTTCTGCACCGCTACCGTCGAGGCGGTATCGCTGTGGATCCAGCGGCCGTTTATGTAACACAGCGACTTGAATAGGACCGGATGACCTAGCAACATGTTTCGTCTCCTGTAAGCAGTTTCCTTTCCAATACTTTAAGTGCGCTACGCGGCGCGTTGTTTTGGTTTCTGGTTTGCTCTGTTGGTGTTTTTTCTGTTTTTTTCTATGCTCGTTTGGCTATTTTTTTTTGCTGGCATCCGCGCGTTCGTATTGGTGCTTCAGGCGTTGCCCCTGTGCGGGGCGGCACCTACTTTTCTTTGCAGCGGCAAAGAAAAGTAGGCAAAAGAAAGCCGCTTTTGTACCTCCGGTGCCTGCCAGGTTCGCACTGCGGCATGCCGCGGTTGAGCTATCGCGCAGCGACGGCCGCACTCTGTAGAAAGCCCGCAGTCAACCCCGCACGGCGCCCCCCACACGGTCTCGAGCATATACCGCCGCAATCAAACCGACGGCAAACGCGCAAAAGCAAGCCGACCGAATGTGCCCCAGGTGGATGTCATCTTTCGCGCAGCGCGCGCCCGACTGCGGGCTTTCTACGGAGTGTTGGCGTCGCTGCGCGACAGCTCAAAGAACGCGCGCCGTGGCGTTATCCTGGCAGGCACCGGAGGTTTGAAGCGGCTTTCTTTTGCCTACTTTTCTTTGCCGCTGCAAAGAAAAGTAGGTGCCGCCCCGCACAGGGGCAACGCCTGAAGCACCGATACGAAACCGCGGATGCCACTCAAAAGCAAAAAAGCAAAAACCAAAGCATGGCGACTAGCGTCGCAGACAAAAAAACCTCACTCCTCCCACTCAGGCACACCCTCAGGCACACCCTTAACCACTTTAGTCACCACATAAGTGAAATACTTTTCAATCCCGAGCTCATCGGTAAGCAGCCCATCAATAAACCGCTGATAGTGATCAATATCCCGCGCCACCACGTGCAACACGTAATCAACCCCACCACCGGTGGCATAACACTGCGTCACTTCAGAAGCACCCGATACGCGCTCTTCAAACCTCCGCATATCCTGCGCGGTATGCCTCGCGAGCGTGACCTCAACCACAATGCGGCTACCAGAAAAAGCCTTCGTCCAATCAACATCCGTCCGATAACCACGAATCACGCCACTCTCTTCCAGCCGCCGCACACGCTCCCAAGCAGGCGAAATAGATAGATTCACCTCCTCGGCAAGACGCGACTTCGTAATACGTCCGTCCCGCGCGAGGATGCGAAGAATAGCGAGATCGTAGCGATCGAGTTTCATCATCTAGTGCTTCACCGCACTCGCCACAACGGGGATGCCCCGCTCGACGATATCGGCCACCACAGCCACCGTATCGCCGATATGCACGAGCCCCGGAAAATGCCGCGCCGCGAGCAATCCACTGCGTTTCGCGCGGTACTCGATCGGCTGCATGCCCGTGCGCGACATGTCATGCACACGCGCAATAACCTCGCCCGCTTCGACGTTGTCGCCCAGGTCCTTACATAGCTCAAGCAGACCATCGTGCTCGCTCGTCGTATAACAGCTGCCGTCAGGCATATCGAGCAAGACCGTCGTGCGCGACTCAGCACTCAAGTCGTCACGCACCGTCAGCACGCCCGAATTCGCGAGAAATCCACGCACGCCGCGTTCAGCCACAGCGACGCTCTCCACAGTCGCCGTACCGCCGCCGCCCAGTTCCGTCGATACGAACACCTTGCCCGCCTCTTCGACAGCCGTGTCGAACAAGCCGACGCTATCCAGTTCGAGCATCCGCATCGAATACGGCGCGCCGAATGCGCGCATCGCAGCTTCGCAACGCGCCTGCTGGTTTGCATCGCTCAACACGTGAACGGCAGCGAACGGCACGAAGTCGAGCGTGCGGCCGCCCGCGTGCAGATCGAGCACATAGTCCGCGAGCGGCAACAGATAGCGCTGAAAATAATCGGCGATCTTCTCCGTGACCGTACCGTCAGGCTTGCCCGGAAACGCGCGATTGAGATTGCCCCGATCGATCGGCGACGTGCGGCTGCCCGCGCGAAACGCCGGATAGTTCATGAACGGCACGATAATCACGCGCCCCTTCACGTCGCTTGTCTTCAACGTCGATGCAAGTTTCGACAGTACGATCGGTCCTTCGTATTCGTCGCCGTGATTGCCGCCCGTCAATAGCGCAGTCGGCCCGTCACCGTTGCGGATCACCGTGATGGGGATCATCACCGCGCCCCATGCAGAGGCGTCGTGCGAATACGGCAGCTTCAAAAAGCCGTGCTGTTCGCCGTCGGCATTGAAATCGACCGTGGCTGAAATGGGTGAAGCCCGCATTGCACTACTCCTTAACGAACAACTTGCGCGGCGTGTTGCAGAAGGTCTCGACGCCCGACCCGGTAATCAGGATGCTTTCCGTGATTTCGAGTCCCCAGTCGTCGAGCCACAGGCCCGGCATGAAGTGGAACGTCATGCCGGGTTCGAGGACCGTCTTGTCCCCGGGACGCAGGCTCATCGTCCGCTCGCCCCAGTCGGGCGGATAGCTCGCGCCGATCGGATAACCGCAGCGGCTGTTCTTCTCGATACCCGACTTGCGCAGCACCGCGAAGAACGCGTTCGCAATGTCTTCACAGGTATTGCCAGGCTTGGCTGCCGCAAGACCCATTTCGATGCCTTCCACAACGGCTTTTTCCGCATCGATGAAATGCTGCGGCGGCTTGCCGAGATACACCGTGCGCGACTGCGGACAGTGATAGCGCTTGAAGCAACCCGCGATTTCGAAGAACGTACCCGCGTTCTTTTCGAAAGGCGTGTCGTCCCACGTGAGATGCGGCGCGGCGGCATCGGCGCCCGTCGGCAGCAGCGGCACGATGGCGGGATAGTCGCCGCCATATCCGTCGACACCCGTCACGCCCGCCGAATAGATCTCGGCGACGAGATCGTTCTTGCGCATGCCGGGCTCGATACGTTCGACGATATGCGCATGCATCTTCTCGACGATGCGCGCGGCAATGCGCATGTACTCGATCTCGCGCGGCGACTTCACGGCGCGCTGCCAGTTGACGAGCGCCGTCGCATCGCGCCACGTCGCTTGAGGAAGATTGCGCTGCAAAGATGCATACGCAGCAGCGCTGAAATAGTAATTGTCCATTTC
This genomic interval from Paraburkholderia sabiae contains the following:
- the doeA gene encoding ectoine hydrolase DoeA (DoeA (degradation of ectoine A) is also called EutD (ectoine utilization D).), which produces MSDTPQPATPGVRLPFDRSEYDARIAKTRRAMEKAGIDLLIVTDPTNMAWLTGYDGWSFYVHQCVLLALDGEPVWYGRGQDANGALRTVFMKRENIVGYPDHYVQSTERHPMDYLAREVIEARGWQTRRIGVEMDNYYFSAAAYASLQRNLPQATWRDATALVNWQRAVKSPREIEYMRIAARIVEKMHAHIVERIEPGMRKNDLVAEIYSAGVTGVDGYGGDYPAIVPLLPTGADAAAPHLTWDDTPFEKNAGTFFEIAGCFKRYHCPQSRTVYLGKPPQHFIDAEKAVVEGIEMGLAAAKPGNTCEDIANAFFAVLRKSGIEKNSRCGYPIGASYPPDWGERTMSLRPGDKTVLEPGMTFHFMPGLWLDDWGLEITESILITGSGVETFCNTPRKLFVKE
- the ppk2 gene encoding polyphosphate kinase 2 codes for the protein MKESEQELDAAASLAARQRRFEEDLVDAYDEELEMEVDDRILDGSEGFSPEAREVRKHYFRELFRLQGELVKLQDWIVKTGHRLVVIFEGRDAAGKGGAIKRITQRLNPRVCRVAALPAPNNRERTQWYFQRYVSHLPAGGEMVLFDRSWYNRAGVERVMGFCTDDEYEEFFRSVPEFEKMLVRSGVQIIKYWFSITDEEQEIRFQARIQDPLKQWKLSPMDLESRRRWEMYTQAKEVMLQRSHIPEAPWWVVQAVDKKRARLNCIGHLLSQVPYHEIEHPSIVLPERVFHEEYIRHPVPDSMIVPDAY
- the doeB gene encoding N(2)-acetyl-L-2,4-diaminobutanoate deacetylase DoeB; translated protein: MRASPISATVDFNADGEQHGFLKLPYSHDASAWGAVMIPITVIRNGDGPTALLTGGNHGDEYEGPIVLSKLASTLKTSDVKGRVIIVPFMNYPAFRAGSRTSPIDRGNLNRAFPGKPDGTVTEKIADYFQRYLLPLADYVLDLHAGGRTLDFVPFAAVHVLSDANQQARCEAAMRAFGAPYSMRMLELDSVGLFDTAVEEAGKVFVSTELGGGGTATVESVAVAERGVRGFLANSGVLTVRDDLSAESRTTVLLDMPDGSCYTTSEHDGLLELCKDLGDNVEAGEVIARVHDMSRTGMQPIEYRAKRSGLLAARHFPGLVHIGDTVAVVADIVERGIPVVASAVKH
- a CDS encoding Lrp/AsnC family transcriptional regulator; its protein translation is MKLDRYDLAILRILARDGRITKSRLAEEVNLSISPAWERVRRLEESGVIRGYRTDVDWTKAFSGSRIVVEVTLARHTAQDMRRFEERVSGASEVTQCYATGGGVDYVLHVVARDIDHYQRFIDGLLTDELGIEKYFTYVVTKVVKGVPEGVPEWEE
- a CDS encoding VOC family protein, which translates into the protein MSQPQSNTDAAEPRFEGLSAVTLATHDMERAVAFYLALGFPLSYGGPFESFTSFEFGGTYLNLILDTRGPVLWWGRVIVHVSDVDAVYQKALAAGYRPEAPPADASWGERYFHVCDPDGHEISIAKRL
- a CDS encoding NAD-dependent succinate-semialdehyde dehydrogenase, which codes for MLLGHPVLFKSLCYINGRWIHSDTASTVAVQNPADQEVIGHVPMLEQRQITEAVTAAQAAFESWRWVPIAKRAALLLRWHELVLRHQNDLAGILALEQGKPLAEAQGEIAYGASFIEWFAHEGKRLNGRTIPTHIDGAHLGTMMEPVGVAALITPWNFPNAMITRKAAAALAAGCTVIVKPAHETPFSALALAQLAEEAGLPPGVFNVVLGEPQMTMETLVRDPRTRTVSFTGSTRVGGLVMQAAAQSGIKKTALELGGNAPFIVTEDADLDQAVRVAVAAKFQTSGQDCCAANRILVARPVYDTFVERYAQAVRALKVGSAFEPGSEVGPLMHQAAFDSTLQRVEDARAKGARILVGGTPHARGGWFFEPTVVADAAKGMRIYDEENFAPISAVSPFDTLEEAISRANDTEHGLAAYLCAKDLNVVFQVIRQLEFAMVSVNGAKFTGAPIPFGGMKASGLGREGGLEGFEPFVETRYFCLGQLGLPVADAVASAHRPIAA
- a CDS encoding aspartate aminotransferase family protein, coding for MTQLDQLFSADRAHFMHPSTHAHDHASGALPGRIVTGANGIRIEDHQGKSFIDAFAGLYCVNIGYGRTEVADAIYEQAKKLAYYHTYVGHSTDTIIELSSRIIDWAPKGMKKVYYGLSGSDANETQIKIVWYYNNVKGRPNKKKIISRQRGYHGSGIVTGSLTGLPSFHQHFDLPIDRVKHTVCPHWYRQAPAGMNEAQFVDYCVEELEKLIAKEGADTIAAFIGEPVMGTGGILPPPAGYWPAIQKVLKKHDILLISDEVVCGFGRLGSKMGAQHFGIEPDLITVAKGLTSAYAPLSAVIVGEKVWDVIEKGSQEHGPMGHGWTYSGHPVCAAAALANLDILERENLTQNAADVGGYLLQRLHAAFDSHPLVGEVRGAGMLAALEFMANKDERRPFDAALKVGPRVSAAALQRGLIARAMPHGDILGFAPPLVTTRDEVDEIVKLAKAAVDEVASQVLKESTTA
- the ggt gene encoding gamma-glutamyltransferase, encoding MNDRLGRHVLKLIDKAKFSATALAVVGLFTTSAGFLESAPAYAKAPSAQQPVLNASAVAVADKYSADAAEQIFKEGGNAVDAAVAIAFTLAVTYPEAGNIGGGGFMTLYVNGKPYFIDYRERAPQAATRNMYLDDQGNVIKGKSLYGYYAAGVPGTVAGMWEAQHRFGKLKWKQVLAPAIKYARDGFEVDAQLAKRREDAEKDFAGKTNFDTYFGNLKEGVNFKQPDLAAVLTRIANQGAREFYNGKTADLIASAMKGHGLITKRDLQDYRAVWRQPVQADWNGYRVITAPPPSSGGIGLVQLLKMKADLKSDFTNVDLNSPQYIHLISEIEKRVFADRAQYLGDPDFYKVPVAQLTDDAYIAKRASEVNPSAPSDTKSVVAGLGMSMPEKAETTHFSVVDKWGNAVSNTYTINGYFGSGVVAEGTGIVLNDEMDDFASKPGVPNMFGVVGSDANSIEPKKRPLSSMTPTILTKDGKVSLVIGTPGGSRIFTSIFQVINNVYDFNMPLKDAVGAMRFHHQLLPPNTIFWEPYAPIDGELAKQVEAKGYKLKAQDFNGDIQAIKIDGESPNAVSDPRGRGVTRVIP